The window ctgatgttgaagctgaggctccaatactttgtccacctgatgcaaagagctgactcattggaaaagaccctgatgctgggaaagactgagggtaggaggagaaggggtcaacagaggatgagatggctggatggcatcactgactcgatggacatgagtttgagcaagctccaggagatagtgaaggacagggaggcctggcgtgcagcagtccatggggtcacaaagagttggacacgactgagtgactaaacagtcTACAACACCTACTCCACCTGGTACTCCAAACTTCTGTGCGGGTGATGAGTAAACACACACTTAAGTTTGGAACACGCTGGAAGGGTGCCTAAGGAGAGCTTCAggctctgggggagggggtgctccTTTGCAGTGACTGAGCACCAGTGCttgcgtgtgtgtttgtgtgtgtgaaaacatATACATGTGCACTTGCACAGTTCTACCCATCCACATGGGCAGAGCCCTCAGCATGGCTGAGAAAGCACATGTCCCAACACTATGGCATTTCCAAGTGAGTTAGCTGGAGGACTGCAAAAATATCGTGAGCTTGACTTGCAGCCAATTCCCACACTCAGCTCCTTGGAGAAAGGCTCTAGGATAGAGTGTGGGAGGCGATAAAGTTTCTTGCTGATGAGTGTGTGGGATGACCACATCATCCCCTGCTCAGACAGAAGCAGGGCGGGAAGGGGGAGGGTTTGCAACCCCAGCATTGATGGAAATGGAAGTCTCTGCAGCCATCATTTCCCAGCGGCTACCCTGAATGAAGATATCGCACCTTAGTTCTGTTGGGGGTTCTTGTTTTAACCTCCATCCCTGGCTTTCCAGTTGGAATTTCATTAATTGCCACAAATACTGGGAAGCCACTGGCAGGGGAGGGGCTTCCCAAAGGCATTTGCAAGTGAATATTAGCAATGAGACATCAGGAGGGGCTGAAGAGGTGATGGGAGCTTCGCTGTGGACAAGTAGCTTCTTCAGCTTCCAGCTTGGGAAACAGGGATGTCCAGCAATGGTGACTGGTGAATAGTGTTACAGCGACAGGTGTGTTGGCCTTGACCTTTACAACCCCACTTCTGCTCCGATTTCATGGTGGATAGAACACCAACTCTGCCTGCGGTAGCCATGGGACTTCAGGCAAGGCATGTACTTCTTAGGGAATTTGAGCACTGACCTAAAGTAAGGAGGGGTTTATCTCTAAGACCGACCAAGCTTAAAACATCAATCCCTCTTTCCACGTGTTATTCAAAGAGCTTCCTGTTCTTTAAAACCTCAGGTGAAGCTTCCAAGACCCTCTGGAGGTCACGCTTCTCTCAGAAGTGACTTTAACAAGTGAGATTGGCCAGGGCCTCCTCATGCAGGTCAGAGTGGGCCAGAGACTACTCAGTTGCCTGAAGAGGCCCTACCACTGAAATAAGCCTGCTTTTCTCTCCTGAGCACGCTGGCTTTTGGGCATGGTGCACAGCCCATCTGTCTGGTTTGGTGTTTGCCTGACAGCGTGGGAGGAGCAGCAAGTAAGCACAGTCTTAGACATCAGATGTTTAAAATGCTGTGCTTTCTCCTCCATATGGGGGCCTAGAATCTCTGCGATGGGCCCACGTAACAACAACTTTTAGACCTAACAAGGTGAACTTTTGATGCTGCGGTTACCTGTTATTCCCCCAGAGAGCTGAAACGATGGATTATAACAGAAGTAAGAGCCAAGTCTCTTGGAGGCAACTTCTACCGATATCCTTACAGCCTGGCATCTGACTGAGAtgcatctgtatgtgtgtgtttatgtgtgtgtgtgtgtgtgtgtgtctgtatgtgcgtgtgtataggaggaggaagaagagggggtGGTACATGAGGTACAGAGAGCTGGAGGAGCCGGCTCTAGACTCCAACAATGTTTCACTTGGGGGTCTTAGATGTCAGTACATCCCCTTCCCTGGTTCTAAGGTATCTTACCATGCCTCTggtaaggagaaagggaaagatataagcatctgaatgcagagttccaaagaatagcaaggagagataagaaagctttcctaaatgatcaatgcaaagaaacaaaggaaaactatagaatgggaaagactagagatctcttcaggagaactagaggtaccaagggaaaatttcatgcaaagatgggctcaataaaggacagaactagtatggacctaacagaggcagaagatattaagaagagatgacaagaatacacagaaaaaccatacaaaaaatatcttaatgacccggataaccacaatggtgtgatcactcacctagaaccagacatcctggagcgcaaaatcaagtgggccttaggaagcatcactatgaacaaagctagtggtggtgatggaattctagttgagctatttcaaatcctaaaagatgatgctgtgaaagtgttgcactcaatatgccagcaaatttggaaaactcagcagtagccacaggactggaaaaggtcagtttccattccaatcccaaagaaaggcaatgccaaagaatgttcaaactaccacacaattgtactcatctcacatgctagtaaagtaatgctcaaaattctccaagcaaggcttcaacagtatgtgaactaagaacttccagatgttcaagctggatttagaaaatgcagaggaaccagagatcaaattgccaacatgcattggaaaagaaagggaattccagaaaaaacatctacttctgcttcattgactatgctgaagcctttgactgtgtgggtcataacaaactggaaaattcttaaagagatgggaataccagaccaccttacctgcctcctaaaaaatctgtatgcaggtcaagagtaacagttagaaccagacatggaacaacagactggttccaaattgggaaaggagtatatcaaggttgcatattgtcactctgcttgctgttgctgctactgctaagttgcttcagttgtgtctgactctgtgcgactccatagacggcagcccaccaggctcccccgtccctgggattctccaggcaagaacactggagtgggttgccatttccttctccaatgcatgaaagtgaaaagtgaaagtgaagtcgctcagtcgtgtccgaccctcagcgaccccatgacctgtagccttccaggctcctccatccatgggattttccaggcaagagtaatggagtggggtgccattgccttctccgtttcactctgcttatttaacttctatgtagagtacatcatgaaaaatgctgggctgggtgaagcacaagctggaatcaagattgctgggagaaatatcaataacctcagatatgaagatgataccacccttaaggcagaaagcctggcttaaaactcaacattcaaaaaatgaagatcatggcatccggtcccatcctttcatggcaaagagatgggaaacaatggaaacagtgacagactttattttcttgggctccaaaatcactgcagatggtgactgcagccattaaattaaaagatgcttgctacttggaagaaaagctatgaccaacctagacagcatattaaaaagcagagacattactttgccaacaaaggtccatctagtcaaagccaaggtttttccagtagtcatatatggatgtgagagttggactataaagaaagttcagtgctgaagaattgatgcttttgaactgtggtgttggagaagactcttgaaagtcccttggactgcacagagatcaaaccagtcaatcataaaggaaatcagtcctgaatattcatggggggactgatgctgaagctgaaactccaatactttagccacctgatgtgaagaactgactcattggaaaagaccctgatgctgggaaagattgaaggcaggaggaaaaggggatgacagggaatgagaagattggatggcattacagactcaatggatatgagtttgagcaagctccgggagttggtgatggacagggaggcctggcatgctgcagtccattgggttgcagagcATTGGAcacaagcaactgaactgaactgaactgaaccatgccTCTGAGAAGGAGCTATCTGTGTACTGAATCTACTGGAACTAGGTCTTTATAAAGAATATCATAGATGAAGTCCTTCTACAACAAAAGTGCAAAGCGACCTGGGATGAAGGCTCCATATTCCTGGTATCTTGGAGCTCAAGAAGCACTGTGAACACCCCAACGCATACTGTGTCTGAATTCAAACCCTCTCTCAGAGCAGTCCCAGCCCCACTGGATAATATAATAGCCTGAAAGATGCCTATACCCTTTGGCCCAGTAATCTCTCTTCTAAGATTTATTTGAAGAACATGACTTCAAATGTGCCCTACATTTATGTGGAAAGATATTCATTTTAATagtatttgtaaaaattaaaaatttaatgcaTCCTAAATGTCAAATAATACAGGACTATTTAAATGAGCTATGATACAGACATACAATAGAATACCAAATGGTCATTAGAAATTACATTATTGAGGATTATTTAGTGTTTCTAGAAAATTCCCATGATAGAATgtgtgaaaaaaatcaagaaaactcTACAGGACTTAGTGTGCTTACAAACTTCTAAGAATCAGTCACTGTAAAAGATCAGAGGGGaggacattaaaatttttaaatgatttctccAGGAGATAGAATTATAGATGAGAATCATTTCCTTCTATACGCTTTTCTAAATTCTCCAAATTTTCTGCAATAAACATGTATAACGATTTCAGACCCCATAGCTGATATCCCCTGACTGCAGGGAAATGGGCTATGGAGGTCATTCTGAGATATGTGTGGGACTTGTGGCTATAGTCAGGATGTTTCCAAGGCTTCTGCCAGAAGATGACCCACATTTCAAGCCAGCACACTCAGGGGCCCAACCTGAGCTGCCAGTCTGCACAGTCTGCACAGCCTTGGCTCCCAATGATAATGGGTCAATCAGGAGGGGTGGCCTGGATTTTGAGGGAGTGCTTGCAAGAGGCATGAACTCTGACAGTTACCCACTGCCCGATGCTCCCGCCTACCAGTTTCGGGGTCGCACTGGTGTTCACAGGGGTCCAGAAGCCGCCGGGCACAGAGGTCCATGGCCCAGGGCCCACTGGAGTTCTGCTGAGAGAAGAGAACCACTTGGGCAGGGTTCAGCCAGTCACTGGCATCCAACTGGCTCCCCTCCAGCAAGATGAAGCGGCTCCCTGcagggggagagaaaggagatgtgcttgtgtgtgcacataacaccaccacccaccctcgacacacatacacatgcatcacGGAAGACAGAATCAGGGATGCTCTGCAGATTAGCCCCAACCCAAGGTCATTACCTCTACTAATCCTGGCCCACAGTGAGTCACAGAGCGAGGAGTCAGCAGACAGACGCTCAGCCACCTCTTGGACCTCCTGCCACATCATCCCTTGCTGACTCGCCCCATCCCATCTCTACTAGGGTGGTCCCAAGGGATAGAGGGACAGAGCAGCTCTGTGATGGCTGTGGCATGGCTCCATCAGACCCAGCCACAGGCGCTGGCACTCATCCAAGGAACAGGGACCTGCTGCCTGTCTTCAGTTGCCATGAAATAGCAGGCTCTCTAACCCCCTGGACAGTCCCCACCTGTTTTCAGCCTTAACAGCAACTGAGAGAACAGACATTAACAAGTCAATTAGGTGCTCTGGGCTTTACTAATTCGGGGACTCTCCAAACCTATATTATTCCTTCATTATATTGGGGTTCCCCTGGGTGAAAGTAAATTATTGCTTCAGCTTGCTAGGCTCATAGCAAGTTACTGCAATTAGGAATTTCTCACCAGGCATACCAATTGGAAACATGACTGATATTTCAACACTTGACTGTTTCACTTAGCTTTTCCCCATTCAAAGGCTAAGAGAATCTTGGTGGCTATGTATCTATAGCCAGTAAGCTCTGTATTTATCcaccaagtgaagtgaagtcgctcagttgtgtctgactctttttgatcccatggactgtagcctaccaggttcctctgtccatagaattttccaggtgagagtagtggagtggtttgtcattttcttctccagggtatcttcccaacccagggattgaacccaggtctcctgcattgtaggcagatgctttaccatctgagacaggTGCTTattgaaaaacaaacagaaatgggcacagagaggagagagtgatctgctcattttttttttttaacctgttttcTGATTCCATcagaaatggacatgaacttgggcaaactccaggagatggtgatggacagggaggcctggcgtgctgcagtccatgaggtcacaaagagttggacacaactgggcgactgaacaacacaacaatCTGATTTCATAGGTGGACAATCTAATTTTGTCCTCTGTCTTTCTTATCTgggtatattttttttctcactaaTAGTAATAGGTCACAGTGGACCCTGGCTTGTCTGTATCTTTCCTGCCCATCCTGAAGCCTTCCTCtctgggtgggggcagaggaatGGCATCTTCAGAGGTGGGCTTACCATCAGCGATGAGGTGCTCGGGGACGTGCAGGGTGATTCTGACCACAAGGGGGCAGCTGACATGGGAGGAGCACACAAGGCCGATCACGCAGCTGGTGATGCTGATCAATGTCAAGGTGGTCTTGTTCACAGGACTTCGGGGAGAGGCCACTGAAAACAAGACAAGAGCAAAGCATTTGGTGGTAAGAATCTTGGCAGTGAAGGGCCTTTTGCTGCCCGACCTGGCAAATAGGGGAGGGAGCGTGAAAACACAGCACAGGTGGGAGATGTGTCTAGTCCATGAGCTTCAGAAAACACCATGGCATCGCCTGGAGTCAGAGGGGACTGGGCCACAGGTGATCATCAGTGTGAACAGCGGTCAGTTGCATGCAACTTCCTGTGCATGCCTCCTGAGCCAGGTTCACAAGGGAAATCATAAAGGAGGGCACTGCCGCCCTCTACTCGGCTGGCTGGTGGGGCTCTAACCTCTTGCTCAAGGGCGGTGGGAAGACTCTCACCCAGCGTTGGAAGTCCCTGCACTTTCCATGGTTTTCCACAGAGGGTGCTCTCACAAACCAGCTCCTCCACTCCTGGAGCTCAAACCACCTCCCACCCCTAGACAGGCATCCTAGGGCCTGGAAGGAGGAAAGCAAGGAAAGCTGGCTCTTGTCACACCTGAAGGCTCTCCCTAGTCCTGCAGTCCTTGAGGTATGGTTATAAACAGAAGCTTAGAGATAAAATAAGAAAGCTGAGGGATAAGAAATATGTCCAGGTAGGTAGGGACAGGGCTCAGAAGGGAGGTTTTGGGGGTGTGTTTTCTGTTTGGGAGTTAACAAGAGGGACCTTTCATAGATGTGGGAACTTAAGAAAGCAAGGCAAGCTTCCAATAAAATGTGTGGATCCTATGGAATTATCTTATAGTCTGTGTAAGTATTTATTACTGATAGCAATAAAAGGCATCTATTTTGGCCGGCAATGTGCTCAGTGTTTTTACATACATGATGTTAAACATTTGCTTCCTGACGATATGTCTATGAGCCTGAACAGAAActgcccactttacagataagggaaATAAGGCTCAAAGGGACCAACCTAACAGTGACAGTTAACACTCATGCAGTGTGATTATGTGTCAGGCACCAGTGCCCAGGGTCTTCCATAGTTCACATCATTTAACAGTGATGCAGCCTAATGAGGCAGCGCCCACAGAAGTACTGCACAGAGAGGCCACAGGGCAAGTCTAGAGTCAAGCAGCTACTCAGGAGGGGAGCCAGAATCAACACACAGGTCCAGCAAGGCTACGACCCCCAGACAATTCACTATTCACTCGCTGGGCCCAGTGAGGTCTTTGGAACCACTGTTCTCAGGAACACAGGGAAAGATTTGGTCTATGGATGCACACATCTTTGATGGGAGCAGGTTCCCTGAGTGGGTGTGTTGGCAGAAGCCGGGAAGGAGAGATTCCAGAATCACAGGTGGCCTCTGGATCCCCTGTCCCTTGTTATCTGGAGATATTCTATTCATGTGAGTATCCTTCAACATGGAGCCTGTTTCCCACACTTACACACTCTACCTTCAGCCCACACCAGGTCCGAGCAGCAGATAGATACGCTACCAGAATGGCCCTCAGGCACTCAAATGCAATGCCCAGAACTGGGCTCTCCACCTTCCCTCCAGTCCTGCTCTCCTGCCCAGTTCCACTGCCCAATGAATGGCACTGCCGTCTCCTTGGTTTCCAAGTTCAAACACCCCACCATGTCTAACTTTTCCTTCTCTCATAAGCCACGTCCTCCCGCCACCAGTGTCATGAGATCTTTTTCATTCTGTGTCTGAAATTTCTCTTACTCCACCCTCTGCCTCCCTACCCGTGCGCATCATCTCACCCGCAGACTATGGCCAGAGCCTTCCACCCAGAATCCCTGGTCaacaccccacccctcccctactCTCATCTAGCCTCCACACTGCCCTGGAGGGATGGTTCACGAAGCTGAGCAGACCAGGGACTTGGCTCTTTAAAAACCTTCCATGATTCCAACCGATGTGTCAGGTCCAAGTCCTTCAGTGGAGGCAGTGGACTTTCTCCTGATCTTCCAGCCTTGTCTCTGAAGCAAACCACAGGCTTGCCCTGGAAGCTTGATTCTAGTAAAGCATTCACTGCGCTCTGACTATTATAGTTTATGTCCCTGTGACTCTGCACAtattatttcctcctccacagaatGCCATTTTGTCACCTTGTCAGCCTattcttcaggtctcagctcaaacaATATCTCCCTGTAAACACTTCCCTGAAGCCTTCAAGAAGAGATTCTCACCCATTCCTTGCTCTCCCTCCAGCCCTCCTCACACAGTGCTGTAACTGTTCACAGGCGCTTGCCGCTGCTCTCCTGTGTCAGCAACGACTTGCTACCCAGCCTCTTGGCTCTCTGGTCCTTCTGCAGCATCAACCCATCACCCAGCATCTCTACCGGACTTCACAATTTCCAGGGGTTTCCTCTGACCTACAGTGGTGgtggctgtttagttgctaagtcgtgtccgactcttaccaccccatggacagtagcctgccaggctcctctgtccatggtattctgcaggcaagaatactggaggggattgccatctccttctccagagtatctccccaacccagaaatcgaactcgggtctcctgaattgtaggcagattctttaccaactgagctacaaggctTAAATGCATTTGACCGACGGAACCAAGTGCAAACCCAGTAAATGGTTTGCATGGTCCTCTGGCAGCTAGCCTGTTACCCACCCACATCCCTCATCTCCTGGTGTGCCTGTTTATGCCATACTGAACTCCTTTTCCTTGCTTGAAAATGCCATGTTCTTTGGTGCTTTCAAGGCTTTGTATTGCTCTTTTCCTCTACTGAAATGCCCTTCccctagatttttctctttcaagaaaTTCTATACATTGTATACAAACCAAGGctaattattttctcctttttttgtcTCCTTTTGCTGCCAGGTAGAATTAACTGTTCTCTCTTCTGAGTactcattttactttatttatattattaaattaagCCTTATCACTGTGCCATGTTTTCATGTTTCTACTACCGATCACAAAGCCTGACCCATGGCGTGTGGGTTATAAAATTTCCTGCTGGCCTGATTGATGTATCCAGTTCAATTCAACAAACACTGGCGAGCATCTACTACAGGCAAAATCCCTCACTAGgcactttggaaaaataaattagacaTGCCCATCCATAAGAAGCTTACAGTCTAGTTAATCGCAACAAACAGTTGATTCACTAGGAGAGCTTGGTATTTTAAAAGGAATAGTTTTATGCTGCAAAGAAACTCATTCTAATTCATTACTATAGATTTTCCTAGGCAGGGTTTTATTAAAGCAGAAACCTACCCTGCTTTGCTGTGGCCTAGGATTGATGAGCCTAGGTCAACTCTCTGCTGTATAGAAATATGTAATGAGGGTCAAAGGTCTATATTCTCACCTCAGGGATACTGGGACATCAGAGATTAGGTGGCCCAGAGCCCCACTGATCTCTTGAGGAAAGTGGTGGGAAGAACTTTTGTACTGATAGCAGCAGAGCCTGCAGAAACCAGAAGTAAGGAATTCACAGAGCTTCTTTCAATCTCTGGGAAGAATTTCTCAGTATGTCACGAACTTgagtggaggtgggagagagcCAAAAGATAGGTGTCTACTGGGGGGCATTGGTTGATTAATGGTTGGGGGAAAGGTTACTGACTATAACACAAGGTGAGGTCAAATACCCTCCAATACATCTCGAGGGCCCCCTGTCTAAAATTACTTAAGATGAAATGCTGTAGAAACCCCAAGTTTCCACTGTGAAGAGTTCTAACAGCAACACAGTAGAGATCTCATAATGCCTTGTCAGTCACCGAAAGAGTACATTTTAATATAACTTAGCCCTGTGCATGAGGTATTGCTCACCCATTTAACATggaaacggaggctcagagaagttgttGTCCTTATCTAATATCACACAGCAAGTAAATGGTGAAGCTGATTGGTGCCTGAACACAGACCTCCCTCAGCAATGATGACGGTGAGACCTCAAGGTCAAAGGCAGTGGCAGCCACAGCTGCGACAGCCACACCTGAAACCACTGAACATCAGGGTGGGGAGGCGTGGGCTGTGCTGCATGGTGGACAACTCTATCGATGCTGAGGAGAATGAACGAACCAAGCCAGGTCCTGCCAGAAGGGAGGGGACTTGGACAGTGGGGGTCCTGTGATTCTGCTGGGTGGATGATGAAAGGCCAAAAACCATTCCACATGTTTTTTCAGGCCCCATGGTTCCTCAACTATCCCACCCCCTAAGCCCTGTCTGTCTCACTCAATCTCAGGATGGCTGGGTAAGCATGGGTACATATGTTGTCTATTTTTCACATAACACACTTTATCAACTTTATTTCTTGTGTCTAAACAGCAAACTATGACTCCTGAGGCTTCCAGAAGGAATTGAGAGTCTTCTGACCAAGAAACAGCCTTTCAAACAACCTGGAAACCTGTTTGAGAGTGCCATTATCTGGGAGAGATGATTCTCTGAAGTCTTCCACTCTGGATCTTCCTTCCTCCTTAGGAGGAAATGCCAATCTTCCTGCAGAAACTGGCTTTAGTCGCCAGAGCCCCCACCTAGACCCAGCACCTCTGCAGCTCCTCGCCTCCTCTCTCCACTGCCCCTCTCTCCCCACTTTCCCCTCCAGCCTTCCTACCTCTACTGCGCCTTCTGCTCCGTGAGGGGTCGGTGTAAAAGGTCAGTTGGGGGTCATTTTCTGCCTCTGTGCTAGAATCCCCTTCAGGGTTCAGGAAGGCGGAACCAGCTGTAGTAAACAGACAAGAGCAAAGAAACAGTGTCTTCAGTTTTGTCTTCATGACACCAAATCACTGGGCAAGCTCAAGGGAAAAACGAGAGCAGGGTGACTGACAGTCTGGGAGGACTAGCCACGGAAACTAGAGCTTCCAGATACACAGATGTATTGGAGAAGTGGATCTTTATGTGACGGCCATCACTGGAGCCCTATCTCCACCCAGCCCATCCTCCTACCGAGGAGGGCCACCTGCCAGAGAAGGACCGTGTGGATGGCAGGTGGACAAGGGGAAAAGGGAAACTGTCTTCATTACACGTCATGATTCTGGTGGATAGAGACTGGAATCATGTCTTAAGGGGCACATGTCTGTATGTCTTAATATCTATATTTTTTCTGGTTCTAGGTTTAATATATATTCAAtgtggaaaagagagaaaaaagtcaaaagatcCCAAAACGCATAAAAGGAACAACCTTGATGTCCTCTAAATCGGAGAAAGACTCTGTGAACATTTGATGAATGCACCGTCTTTTTCCTGATACAGAAGCAgataaaggtttttttaaaattcccctTAAAAATGGCATTCTGCTGTACCTTCTATTTTATAACATCATTTTCCCCCATTGAATAGATGGTGGGCTACTTTCCATATTAACAGATATAGATCTACAGTATCATCTTAAGTCACTGGACGGGAGACAGATGTACAGGCAGTTAAGCAATtctccactgatggacacttaagcTATTTCCAATTTTTCGCTCTtttaaacaatgttgtgatgaacAGTCTTTTACACACATCTTTGCACACTTGTCCAGTTATTTACTAAGGATAAATTCTCACCAGTGAAATTACTTGGTCAAAAGAATTGTATGTATTTACATTTTTGGTAAGTAGCACTCAACAGGCCTGCAGAAATACtgctcagggacttccctagtggtccagtagttaagaatccaccttgaagTGCTGGGgagtgtgggtttggtccctggttagGGAGTGGGGCCCCACAAACCATGGGGAGACTATGTGCCATCAGTGAGGATCCCTCATGTTGCATCTgggacctgacacagccaaataaatattaaaaaaaaaaaaagacatactgcTCAAATACAGTCATCCTAGCCATGCCTGAGAGGGGGTCAAGGATATTAGTGGCCCTGCCTCCCCTGATATTAAGGAAGCCACCTTTAAGCCCTCATATAAGACATGGATACCTCTTGCTTTGTTATTGATCCTCTTTCTCTGGCTACTCGAGGTGTGAGAGAGCAGAGTGGCCTGCTGGTGGTTGGAATCCACGGGGCTGGTGGCGATGATATTATCTTTATACTTGTTCATCAGTGACAGCTTGGCATTGTCGCTTCCTGTATAAGGAAAGGTCAAGGCAGAAACTTGAAGAGAAAAAGTGCAAAGAAAGTGAGAGCAAGGAAATCTGCATGAACCAGGTAGATAGGGTTTCACAGAAATTGAAATGGGAAAGCTTTAAAGTGAGAGACTGGAAGAGATTAAAATACTTCTCTTTGATTTCTAGGGGATGACAGAGTTATAAAAGAAGGCGTGAAGAAAGGAAATCCAATTCAACCACTTCTGTATTGCCAGGGTCACCATGTGTGGCCGTTTGGTGAGAGAGAGACTGcagatttctttcctttggtAAGAACAAGGTTTGacaaaaatttgaatttcagtgcATTCAGACAGAACTTGCCCCCTCTCTGTCATCCCAGTCTGCACCATTCCCTATTGTCTGACAGCTGGCTCTCTCGCATATTCGTGCGATCTGCCTGTTCCCCGAGTCTCTAGTCATATGGCTACTCGGTGGGCTTAGCACTATGGCAGGTGCTTTGAAAAATAAGAGGTATTAAAGATATGTCCCCCTACTCTCCAGGAATTTCTGACTTTAAATCTTATTAAGTCATTCCTAGTCTTAGGGAATCTTCTCTAGATAAGCAGAATGGAAACCTCCATGATGCAATTTCACTCTTTTCAAGCCCCAAT is drawn from Bubalus kerabau isolate K-KA32 ecotype Philippines breed swamp buffalo chromosome 5, PCC_UOA_SB_1v2, whole genome shotgun sequence and contains these coding sequences:
- the LOC129653251 gene encoding astrotactin-1-like, which produces MGGMIALLLSILCLVMILYTRRRWCKRRRVPQPQKSASAEAANEIHYIPSVLIGGHGRESLRNARVQGHNSSGTLSIRETPILDGYEYDITDLRHHLQRECMNGGEDFASQVTRTLDSLQGCNEKAGMDLTPGSDNAKLSLMNKYKDNIIATSPVDSNHQQATLLSHTSSSQRKRINNKARAGSAFLNPEGDSSTEAENDPQLTFYTDPSRSRRRSRVASPRSPVNKTTLTLISITSCVIGLVCSSHVSCPLVVRITLHVPEHLIADGSRFILLEGSQLDASDWLNPAQVVLFSQQNSSGPWAMDLCARRLLDPCEHQCDPETGECLCYEGYMKDPVHKHLCIRNEWGTNQGAFSWDLGIRLLFLTTVNHEDSTDRT